The Methanobacterium sp. BAmetb5 genome includes a region encoding these proteins:
- the cobA gene encoding uroporphyrinogen-III C-methyltransferase produces the protein MVVYLVGAGPGDPDLITLKAIKTLQKADVVVYDRLANEEILKYASGAARIYVGKKAGAHSKKQEEINQILIEQGKKYDNVVRLKGGDPFVFGRGGEEMLALLEEGIPVEVIPGVTSAIGVPTSSGLPVTHRGVATSFTVVTGHEDPTKNEKQVQWNYNADTLVILMGVGHLEENIQKIMEHKDPQTPVCVIEKGTTPDERMVLDTLENIAQKDIKPPALVIIGPVVDVYQSIQSKKG, from the coding sequence ATGGTAGTCTATTTAGTAGGTGCAGGACCCGGAGACCCGGATCTAATAACTCTTAAAGCTATTAAAACCCTGCAAAAAGCAGATGTGGTGGTTTACGATCGTCTGGCCAATGAGGAAATACTCAAGTACGCCAGTGGTGCAGCCCGGATCTACGTGGGCAAAAAAGCCGGAGCCCATTCCAAAAAACAGGAAGAAATAAACCAGATACTCATTGAACAGGGTAAAAAATATGACAACGTAGTTCGACTAAAGGGTGGTGACCCCTTTGTCTTTGGCCGGGGTGGTGAGGAGATGTTGGCCCTACTGGAAGAAGGAATACCCGTTGAAGTAATACCCGGCGTGACCTCGGCCATTGGTGTCCCCACCTCTAGCGGATTGCCGGTAACCCACCGTGGGGTGGCAACATCATTCACCGTGGTAACTGGACATGAAGATCCCACTAAAAATGAAAAACAGGTCCAATGGAACTACAATGCCGACACCCTGGTGATCCTCATGGGTGTGGGTCACCTGGAGGAGAATATCCAGAAGATCATGGAGCACAAGGACCCCCAAACACCAGTCTGTGTCATAGAAAAGGGAACCACCCCGGATGAACGGATGGTGCTGGATACCCTGGAGAACATAGCTCAGAAGGATATAAAACCTCCGGCCCTGGTGATAATTGGGCCAGTGGTGGATGTTTACCAATCCATTCAGAGTAAAAAAGGGTGA
- a CDS encoding uroporphyrinogen-III synthase — MSGLEGKVIAITRPPERSQAAVDLVNDLGGIPLVVPTLELKAVASDSLMALCQKAGELDWLIFTSPASLESLFKFCPDFKANLNPLCQVAVIGPRTGRVLKDYGITANIVPKDYTAEGLLEELERVDLKGKKVGVPRTFQARDVLPEGLKERGATVYLAEAYRSTKPHDTSQVELLVEEIIQGKVDAVTFTSPLTVTNLFELSGDKKEELIKSLINGPTLVVAIGPITQKPLKELGIPSIAPAKYTVKDMLLRLDEELFNNT, encoded by the coding sequence ATGAGTGGATTGGAAGGTAAAGTAATCGCCATAACCCGACCCCCGGAAAGGTCCCAGGCTGCCGTGGACTTGGTTAATGATCTGGGAGGTATACCCCTGGTGGTCCCCACCCTGGAGCTGAAAGCTGTGGCCAGTGATTCTTTGATGGCCCTCTGCCAGAAGGCAGGTGAACTGGACTGGTTAATATTCACCTCCCCTGCTTCACTGGAATCTCTCTTTAAATTCTGTCCTGATTTTAAGGCAAATCTCAACCCCCTCTGTCAGGTAGCAGTTATCGGCCCCCGCACCGGGAGAGTTTTAAAGGATTACGGTATCACTGCCAACATAGTTCCCAAAGATTACACTGCCGAAGGTCTTCTAGAGGAATTGGAGAGGGTAGATCTTAAGGGGAAGAAAGTGGGTGTTCCCCGCACCTTTCAGGCCCGGGATGTTCTACCGGAAGGTTTGAAAGAGAGGGGAGCCACTGTCTACCTGGCCGAAGCCTACCGATCCACCAAACCCCACGACACCAGCCAGGTGGAGTTACTGGTGGAAGAAATAATCCAGGGGAAAGTAGATGCTGTAACCTTCACCAGTCCCCTGACCGTCACCAACCTTTTCGAACTATCCGGGGATAAAAAAGAAGAATTAATAAAGTCTCTTATAAATGGGCCGACCTTGGTGGTGGCTATCGGACCTATCACCCAGAAACCGCTGAAAGAACTGGGAATACCATCCATTGCCCCGGCCAAGTACACGGTGAAGGACATGTTACTACGGTTAGATGAAGAATTATTTAACAATACTTAA
- a CDS encoding signal recognition particle protein Srp19, which translates to MKDETRIIIWPVYLDSTKTKSEGRKIPREGSVKAPKLREISQAAKKLGLNPSTEKHKAYPTSWWEGSGRVIVDRKMGKRELLLKLSNLINGSRSKDK; encoded by the coding sequence ATGAAAGATGAAACTAGAATAATCATCTGGCCTGTTTATCTGGATTCCACCAAAACTAAATCTGAAGGAAGGAAGATACCCCGAGAAGGTTCGGTTAAAGCACCAAAACTGCGGGAAATTTCTCAGGCAGCTAAAAAACTGGGATTGAACCCATCCACTGAAAAACATAAAGCTTACCCTACCTCCTGGTGGGAAGGATCCGGCCGGGTAATAGTAGACCGGAAAATGGGCAAACGTGAACTCCTCCTTAAATTAAGTAATCTCATTAATGGCTCCAGATCAAAAGATAAATAA
- the recJ gene encoding single-stranded-DNA-specific exonuclease RecJ encodes MAVNRDYLDKSLAKANEMVKKAEDIKIYSHIDCDGISSGAILSATLDRLEIDHEIEFISLDRIPELEKKNELTIFSDLGSGQDLDHFVTSQSKVLVLDHHPPLRNISPVGSGFLEVNPNHYGLDGSHQVSGGGMCYLLARTFGFYDLSWIGVLSAIGDMQNNLSGKLVGLNKEILDDGAKLNLVESINDLAIYGRQTRPLFVALSYFGDVKLPITNNRNESIQFLKNLDIPINNGKKQRTLYDLSQAEKGRIFSELVRMLSREVPPRYVRYIPRLVAGDAYEFLREEKYSPLRDASEFSTAINACSRHQNPEVALKVLKGDRGMALDEMEAQGKEHRRYLAQKMNWIQGEDRIQNMTNLQYFHGNGIKSEVVGTIAGMVLSYGDWRKPMIGFTRINDENEGLKVSLRCSRLLAFDGIHFGHMISQVAAKVGGSGGGHSVACGAYIPGDKQDKFLELFNEQLNGVL; translated from the coding sequence ATGGCGGTTAACAGGGATTATCTGGATAAATCACTGGCTAAAGCTAATGAAATGGTCAAAAAGGCAGAAGATATTAAAATATACAGCCATATAGACTGTGACGGAATATCTTCCGGAGCAATACTGTCTGCAACTCTGGACCGTCTGGAGATAGATCATGAAATAGAGTTCATAAGCCTGGACCGGATTCCCGAACTGGAAAAGAAAAATGAACTCACCATATTCTCAGACCTGGGTTCAGGACAAGATTTAGACCATTTCGTTACATCCCAATCCAAGGTTCTAGTTCTGGACCATCACCCCCCACTGCGAAATATATCACCAGTGGGAAGTGGGTTTCTGGAGGTGAACCCCAACCACTATGGTCTGGATGGTTCGCATCAGGTTTCAGGGGGAGGTATGTGCTACCTCCTGGCCAGAACATTCGGTTTTTATGATCTAAGCTGGATAGGTGTTTTGAGTGCCATCGGGGATATGCAGAACAATTTATCCGGGAAGTTAGTAGGGCTTAATAAAGAAATACTGGATGACGGGGCGAAGTTGAACCTGGTAGAGTCAATTAATGATCTGGCCATTTACGGACGCCAAACCCGGCCACTGTTCGTGGCCTTATCCTATTTTGGTGATGTTAAACTACCCATCACCAACAACCGCAATGAATCCATCCAGTTTTTAAAGAATCTGGACATACCCATTAACAATGGGAAAAAACAGCGCACACTTTACGATCTAAGCCAGGCGGAAAAGGGAAGGATCTTCTCCGAGCTGGTACGGATGTTAAGCCGTGAGGTACCCCCTCGCTATGTCCGTTACATTCCCCGCCTGGTGGCTGGCGATGCCTACGAGTTCTTGAGGGAGGAAAAGTATTCCCCCCTGCGTGATGCCAGTGAATTTTCAACGGCCATCAACGCCTGCAGCCGACACCAAAATCCAGAGGTGGCCTTAAAGGTTCTTAAGGGAGACCGAGGTATGGCCTTGGATGAGATGGAAGCCCAGGGGAAGGAGCACCGCCGTTACCTGGCCCAAAAAATGAACTGGATCCAGGGGGAAGACCGGATCCAGAACATGACTAACTTGCAGTACTTCCATGGTAACGGAATAAAAAGTGAGGTGGTGGGAACCATAGCTGGTATGGTCCTAAGTTACGGTGACTGGAGAAAGCCCATGATTGGTTTTACTCGGATAAACGATGAAAACGAAGGCTTAAAGGTTTCTTTACGTTGTTCCCGTCTCTTGGCATTTGATGGAATCCACTTCGGCCATATGATCAGCCAGGTGGCTGCCAAGGTAGGGGGAAGTGGTGGTGGCCACTCTGTAGCGTGCGGTGCCTACATCCCCGGGGATAAACAGGATAAATTTCTGGAACTCTTCAACGAACAATTGAACGGTGTTCTGTAA
- a CDS encoding MarR family transcriptional regulator has product MKVFKKKGELTKFQILADIARGQPHLRQKDIADKLGITVQAVSENLKTLVDEGWVETGSGQSRYKITKRGIEKVKTEANNLRKYADQVIDTMNTYKSVWPAIAQEDMKKGESVWLKMEDGILYAVKEETPARAEVLHDAIKGEDVALVSLSGTIELEPGFVVIMKLPTINQGGTRACDLDNVQKIMEKYEARVQKVGVMGTVSRSLVNKLGIEPDFEFATPQAAVAAASRGLNVMVFVVGKMTRTLTHRLDEKDINYLIEDVLTQN; this is encoded by the coding sequence ATGAAGGTTTTCAAGAAAAAGGGGGAACTTACCAAGTTTCAGATTCTGGCGGACATAGCCCGGGGACAACCCCACCTGCGGCAGAAGGATATAGCTGACAAGTTGGGCATTACAGTGCAGGCTGTTTCCGAGAATTTGAAGACACTGGTAGATGAAGGATGGGTAGAAACAGGCAGTGGCCAGTCACGTTACAAGATCACCAAACGTGGCATTGAAAAGGTGAAAACTGAGGCCAACAACCTCCGTAAATATGCTGATCAGGTTATAGACACCATGAACACCTACAAGTCAGTGTGGCCTGCCATTGCTCAGGAAGATATGAAAAAAGGAGAATCTGTGTGGCTTAAAATGGAAGATGGAATTCTGTACGCAGTTAAAGAAGAAACACCGGCCCGTGCGGAAGTGCTCCATGATGCTATAAAAGGGGAAGATGTGGCCCTCGTCAGTTTAAGTGGTACCATAGAACTTGAACCTGGATTTGTAGTTATTATGAAACTCCCCACCATTAACCAGGGTGGTACCCGTGCCTGTGATCTGGATAACGTGCAGAAAATTATGGAAAAATATGAGGCCCGTGTGCAGAAGGTGGGAGTTATGGGTACTGTTTCCCGGTCCCTGGTAAATAAACTGGGAATAGAACCTGATTTTGAATTTGCCACTCCACAGGCAGCAGTTGCCGCTGCCAGTCGGGGCTTAAATGTCATGGTATTTGTGGTGGGAAAAATGACCCGGACCTTAACCCACAGACTGGATGAAAAGGACATCAACTACCTAATTGAAGATGTTTTGACCCAAAACTAA
- a CDS encoding pantoate kinase, whose translation MQSLVFAPSHITGFFEIIDHPNPMIRGSRGAGVVLDQGVLTRVEVCEGNGEIIIKTNGNINNYPSREDSVTCKTLDLLKKQFTEIEWTNLHITVDHELNVPLEAGFGASAGFALGTSLGLSQILKLPLTFNQAAGVAHKAEVLLSTGLGDVMGSVVGGFPLRIEPGAPGLGKADKLLSPENPREDTDEGELFIIFKSLGTIETSSVLTDPVKTNKLNSVARDMLQRLMLKPQVTHFMDLSLEFAQKTGFIDPEIMEMVDVLKDETMGASMAMLGRTVFAISSTPDNSLEGSCVARIDHCGCRII comes from the coding sequence CCCTATGATCCGGGGTTCCCGGGGAGCAGGAGTAGTCCTGGACCAGGGAGTCCTAACCAGGGTGGAGGTATGTGAGGGAAACGGTGAAATCATTATAAAAACCAATGGAAACATCAACAATTACCCCTCTCGGGAAGATTCAGTAACCTGTAAAACACTGGATCTTTTGAAAAAACAGTTCACAGAAATTGAGTGGACTAACCTCCACATAACCGTTGATCATGAGCTCAACGTACCCTTAGAAGCAGGATTCGGCGCTTCTGCTGGTTTTGCCCTGGGCACATCCCTGGGACTTTCACAAATTCTCAAGCTTCCATTAACCTTTAACCAGGCTGCAGGCGTGGCCCATAAGGCCGAAGTTCTCCTATCAACTGGTCTGGGAGATGTTATGGGCTCAGTGGTGGGAGGGTTCCCTCTAAGGATAGAACCCGGTGCCCCGGGATTGGGAAAAGCAGATAAACTACTCTCCCCAGAAAATCCCCGGGAAGATACTGACGAAGGGGAGCTTTTCATCATATTTAAGAGTTTAGGGACTATAGAAACTTCCTCGGTACTCACTGACCCGGTTAAAACAAATAAACTCAATAGTGTGGCCCGAGACATGCTTCAGAGGCTAATGCTTAAACCCCAGGTCACCCACTTCATGGATCTGTCTCTGGAATTCGCCCAGAAAACAGGCTTCATTGACCCCGAGATAATGGAGATGGTTGACGTGCTTAAAGATGAAACCATGGGTGCTTCCATGGCTATGCTGGGTAGAACCGTCTTTGCCATATCCTCAACTCCAGATAATAGTCTGGAAGGATCGTGTGTGGCCCGGATCGATCACTGTGGTTGTCGGATAATTTAA